The Verrucomicrobium spinosum DSM 4136 = JCM 18804 genome includes a region encoding these proteins:
- a CDS encoding multicopper oxidase family protein, with the protein MFSFSRRLAACLGAAVFISSALQAAPFAVLCDSCKSVRPLATDKVVEYDLYITEQKVSPAGKPVRALMINGLLPGPTLRFREGEWARIRVHNQLKSEETSTHWHGLLLPNEQDGVPHITTPPIKPGATHTFEFKLRHAGTYWYHSHTHLQEQIGVYGSIVVTPKGAEREKVDRDQVLILSDWTNEKPEEVHRTLARGSDYYALKRGNAQSIVGAWQHGALKEYWEREWGRMSPMDVSDVGYDAFLINGRKESQIEGRPGERVRLRLINAAAASYFYVTSSTGPMTIVAADGPAVQPVEVDRLFIAIAETYDVIITIPKTGRWELRATAQDGTGHASAYMGAGAVHPATDPPRPNVYTMDEMLNLTLEEQEDDPRASLNLPRPGSPYRLLKAVEDTTLPKGRPQRKITMRLTGDMTRYVWSFDGKTMAEDPYVRLHHGEVIQLELVNDTMMHHPIHLHGHFVRLINGQGQRSPLKHTVDVPPMSRRTVEFEANEEKDWMFHCHILYHMMSGMARVFSYDKPAAPADGGIGESQMVHPSHTASSAVEGTSSDHHGGSLGEHAHDMWFLFGAASAQSHMSEGNITLMNARNDLILGWEVGWQDVDDTQYEIEALCQRYLSPDWQLFVGARLTNDEDAENRAVAGVNYRLPLIIWASASVDSEGDLRLALAKRFQITSRLGAFGRVEYDTNTEWEWTAGVDYTLTKEFSLIGEYHSEYGLGGGLQIRF; encoded by the coding sequence ATGTTCTCTTTCTCCCGTCGTCTGGCGGCGTGCCTTGGCGCAGCCGTGTTCATCTCCTCCGCACTACAGGCTGCGCCGTTCGCCGTCCTGTGTGATTCATGCAAGTCGGTCCGCCCTCTGGCGACTGACAAGGTGGTCGAATACGACCTCTACATCACCGAACAGAAAGTCAGCCCTGCCGGCAAGCCCGTGCGTGCCCTGATGATCAACGGCTTACTCCCAGGACCAACCCTGCGATTTCGCGAAGGCGAGTGGGCTCGCATCCGTGTTCACAATCAGTTAAAGTCCGAGGAAACCTCCACGCACTGGCATGGACTGCTGCTGCCGAACGAGCAAGACGGGGTGCCGCACATTACGACACCGCCCATCAAGCCGGGGGCCACGCATACCTTTGAATTTAAACTCCGTCATGCCGGGACATACTGGTACCACTCCCACACACATCTGCAGGAGCAGATCGGCGTGTACGGATCCATCGTCGTCACTCCCAAAGGGGCCGAACGCGAGAAGGTGGACCGCGATCAGGTGCTGATCCTCTCTGACTGGACCAACGAGAAGCCCGAAGAAGTGCACCGCACCCTGGCGCGGGGCAGTGACTACTATGCGCTCAAGCGCGGCAATGCGCAGTCCATCGTCGGTGCATGGCAGCACGGCGCGTTGAAGGAATACTGGGAACGGGAATGGGGGCGCATGAGCCCCATGGATGTGTCGGATGTGGGCTATGACGCCTTCTTGATCAATGGCCGGAAGGAGTCGCAGATCGAAGGCCGACCTGGCGAGCGGGTGCGGCTGCGTTTGATCAATGCGGCGGCGGCCAGCTACTTCTATGTAACGTCCTCCACCGGGCCCATGACGATTGTTGCTGCGGACGGTCCCGCCGTGCAGCCGGTGGAGGTGGACCGTCTCTTCATCGCGATCGCCGAGACTTATGACGTCATCATCACCATCCCCAAAACGGGCCGGTGGGAACTGCGAGCCACGGCCCAGGATGGGACGGGGCACGCCTCCGCCTACATGGGTGCGGGGGCGGTACATCCCGCGACCGATCCACCCCGGCCGAATGTGTACACCATGGACGAGATGCTGAACCTCACCCTGGAGGAGCAGGAGGATGATCCGCGTGCTTCCTTGAACCTGCCTCGGCCGGGTTCGCCGTACCGCCTGCTCAAAGCGGTGGAAGACACCACGCTGCCCAAGGGGCGGCCCCAGCGCAAGATCACCATGCGCCTGACGGGCGACATGACCCGCTACGTCTGGTCCTTTGATGGCAAAACGATGGCGGAGGATCCCTATGTGCGCCTGCATCACGGCGAGGTGATCCAGCTCGAGCTGGTGAATGACACGATGATGCATCACCCCATTCACCTGCATGGGCACTTTGTACGCTTGATCAATGGGCAGGGGCAGCGCTCACCGCTCAAACACACGGTGGATGTGCCTCCGATGAGCCGTCGCACGGTCGAGTTCGAGGCCAATGAGGAAAAGGACTGGATGTTCCACTGCCACATCCTCTATCACATGATGTCCGGCATGGCCCGGGTGTTCAGCTATGACAAGCCTGCGGCTCCTGCTGATGGCGGTATCGGAGAGTCCCAGATGGTTCATCCCTCTCACACGGCTTCTTCGGCGGTGGAAGGTACATCCAGTGATCATCATGGCGGGAGCTTGGGAGAGCATGCGCATGACATGTGGTTCCTCTTTGGAGCAGCATCGGCCCAGTCTCACATGAGCGAGGGGAACATCACCCTCATGAATGCCCGCAATGACCTCATCCTCGGCTGGGAGGTCGGTTGGCAGGATGTGGATGACACCCAGTATGAGATCGAAGCGCTCTGCCAGCGCTATCTCTCACCCGATTGGCAGCTCTTTGTCGGAGCACGTCTCACCAACGACGAGGATGCGGAAAACCGGGCGGTGGCTGGTGTGAACTATCGCCTGCCGTTGATCATCTGGGCCAGCGCCAGTGTGGACAGTGAGGGCGACCTTCGGCTCGCACTTGCGAAACGCTTCCAGATCACATCGCGACTCGGGGCCTTTGGCAGGGTGGAATATGACACCAACACCGAGTGGGAATGGACCGCCGGGGTGGACTACACCTTGACCAAGGAATTCTCCCTCATCGGCGAGTACCACTCCGAGTACGGCCTGGGCGGAGGTCTGCAAATTCGATTTTGA
- a CDS encoding cell division protein FtsZ — MVEFERTDERELAPSMRMKICVAGVGGGGLNVLDRISLDRMMDATLVSMHTDVRVLGHAMTPVKIQLGSERMRGIGSGGDPENGYAAAIDTREQIRAALQGHDMVFVCCGLGGGTGSGAAPVVAEVAKEVGAMVFVFATMPFSFEGRRRIQQAEVALEHLGQVADALILFENNRMGELTLPKEGIQKAFSQADQLIGHSVRAIATMVMQPGIVRMGIADLLTALRGPNSRCLFGFGEARGTNRVADALKRALKSPLVNQGMLLQNARNLLVHVAGGESLTLAEVENLMKQLGKYVPEETQIMFGLAVEPKLGDMISVTLVSSLSVHEMSPDSVLGRTERSAPVESLPAIPAVEVPVAEAYVAPQPQPEPVPSAEPVYYQNGQNGHAPQPVVQAAVAAAPAPAPVQVPAPAPVAEVAPQPVSSAPLPVQAPAPQPTTQPEPQLFQRDSRAAAEPDLFFMDAPAPVQNVAAATAPVPVVVSQPQQAPHPEPSKSSFIIADDTPEAGEVEAQVSEPQNTHPAPIEVPAEENEAVLRAEEQLYHQQPQVTVEPSAPAPAPAKSSIFSIIEDEEDEGDIAPASYQEDSGGHWADKYSNPSSSRPEAAATAVASTVVAASPQQAAVPGAPGKSSSDFKQSTFDLSQEEVARFKGTDKTIVEGEDLDVPTWMRMRQKLKR; from the coding sequence ATGGTAGAATTTGAACGCACCGACGAACGCGAACTGGCTCCCAGTATGCGCATGAAGATCTGTGTGGCTGGCGTGGGTGGCGGTGGCTTGAACGTGCTGGACCGGATCTCTCTGGATCGCATGATGGATGCGACGCTCGTGTCGATGCATACCGATGTGCGGGTGCTGGGCCATGCGATGACGCCGGTGAAGATTCAACTCGGTTCCGAGCGCATGCGGGGCATTGGCAGCGGCGGAGACCCGGAGAACGGCTATGCAGCGGCGATCGATACGCGCGAGCAGATCCGCGCTGCGCTGCAGGGGCATGACATGGTTTTTGTTTGTTGCGGTCTCGGTGGTGGCACCGGTTCTGGTGCTGCGCCGGTGGTGGCAGAGGTGGCCAAGGAGGTTGGCGCCATGGTGTTTGTGTTTGCCACGATGCCGTTCTCCTTTGAGGGGCGTCGTCGCATCCAGCAGGCCGAGGTGGCGCTGGAGCACCTTGGCCAGGTGGCGGACGCGCTCATCCTGTTTGAAAACAACCGCATGGGCGAGCTTACGTTGCCCAAGGAAGGCATTCAGAAAGCCTTCAGCCAGGCAGATCAGTTGATTGGTCACAGTGTGCGTGCGATCGCCACCATGGTCATGCAGCCTGGCATTGTCCGCATGGGCATTGCAGACCTCCTTACCGCACTCCGCGGCCCCAACTCCCGCTGCCTCTTTGGCTTTGGTGAAGCCCGTGGTACGAACCGTGTGGCAGATGCACTCAAGCGTGCATTGAAGAGCCCGCTGGTGAATCAGGGCATGCTGCTGCAGAACGCACGCAACCTGCTAGTGCATGTGGCCGGTGGTGAAAGCCTGACCCTGGCCGAAGTGGAAAATTTGATGAAACAACTCGGCAAGTACGTGCCCGAGGAGACGCAGATCATGTTCGGCCTGGCCGTAGAGCCCAAGCTGGGTGACATGATCTCCGTCACGCTCGTCAGCTCGCTGAGTGTGCATGAGATGTCTCCGGACTCCGTGCTGGGGCGCACGGAACGCTCCGCGCCTGTGGAGTCACTTCCCGCCATTCCTGCCGTAGAGGTGCCCGTGGCTGAAGCTTACGTTGCTCCTCAACCCCAGCCAGAGCCGGTGCCTTCCGCTGAGCCTGTTTACTATCAGAACGGCCAAAATGGTCATGCTCCGCAGCCGGTCGTACAGGCAGCCGTTGCCGCCGCGCCAGCACCTGCTCCGGTCCAGGTGCCAGCCCCTGCTCCTGTGGCAGAGGTGGCCCCGCAACCCGTTTCCAGCGCGCCATTGCCGGTTCAGGCACCGGCTCCGCAGCCCACAACCCAGCCGGAGCCTCAGCTCTTCCAACGGGATTCTCGCGCGGCGGCTGAGCCAGATTTGTTCTTCATGGATGCGCCCGCCCCGGTTCAGAATGTGGCAGCCGCGACTGCGCCGGTCCCCGTCGTTGTCTCGCAGCCACAGCAGGCTCCTCATCCTGAGCCAAGCAAGTCATCCTTTATCATTGCAGATGACACGCCGGAAGCGGGGGAAGTGGAAGCCCAGGTTTCTGAGCCTCAGAATACCCACCCGGCTCCTATCGAAGTGCCAGCCGAGGAGAATGAAGCCGTGCTCCGTGCAGAGGAGCAGCTCTACCATCAGCAGCCCCAGGTGACTGTGGAGCCATCCGCTCCTGCGCCGGCTCCTGCCAAGTCCTCCATTTTCTCCATCATTGAGGATGAGGAAGATGAAGGGGACATCGCCCCCGCGAGCTATCAGGAGGATTCCGGCGGTCACTGGGCTGACAAATACTCCAACCCTTCTTCATCACGTCCTGAGGCCGCTGCTACAGCCGTTGCCTCCACGGTGGTCGCAGCCTCTCCCCAGCAGGCGGCAGTGCCGGGGGCGCCTGGCAAGTCCAGCTCGGACTTCAAGCAGAGCACTTTTGATTTGAGCCAGGAAGAAGTCGCCCGCTTCAAGGGCACAGACAAAACCATCGTAGAAGGGGAGGACCTCGACGTCCCGACCTGGATGCGGATGCGTCAAAAGCTCAAGCGCTAG
- the ftsA gene encoding cell division protein FtsA, protein MAKSTIYAGLEIGTSKICVVVGEVKKDGAIKILGVGQAPARGIRKGEITDFDIAQTCLNDALLRAEDRSDVMIRNVFLGVSGTHIESLNHAGVYRLPSDQNTITEDDLEDVREIACNVDIAQNHVFLHRIARKYSVDGQEQVRSLIGRPAEKLEAEFHIIHGVRSRVQNSIRLVRQIPLEVEDVVFLPLAAAQVVLNKEAKQHGALMIDFGGGTADYVLYIDGMLTASGCVPLGGDHITNDISLCFQIPHGRAERLKVEEGSAVYEDVAPGEMIRVEDENGMFVGEVERALLNEVISLRTQEILGQIRDRCEEHVGRLGAGVYLTGGVSMMRGIEHVAKEIFGVRVTRAGSSQMGGVTATYENPCYSAPIGLIRYAQLMDAEKPWLSPLAKLGRRMAEVFSTWTI, encoded by the coding sequence ATGGCCAAGAGCACCATCTATGCAGGACTAGAGATCGGCACGTCCAAGATCTGCGTCGTTGTCGGCGAGGTGAAGAAGGACGGTGCGATCAAGATTCTTGGTGTAGGTCAGGCTCCTGCCCGCGGCATTCGCAAGGGCGAGATCACAGATTTTGACATTGCCCAGACCTGCCTCAATGACGCCCTCTTGCGGGCGGAAGACCGCAGTGATGTGATGATCCGTAATGTCTTCCTCGGCGTGAGCGGTACGCACATTGAGAGCTTGAATCACGCTGGCGTGTATCGCCTGCCCTCCGATCAGAACACCATCACGGAAGATGATCTTGAGGACGTTCGCGAGATTGCCTGTAATGTGGATATTGCTCAGAATCATGTGTTTCTGCATCGCATTGCGCGCAAGTACAGCGTGGATGGTCAGGAGCAGGTGCGCTCCTTGATCGGGCGTCCCGCAGAGAAGCTTGAGGCAGAGTTTCACATCATTCACGGCGTACGCAGCCGCGTCCAGAATTCCATCCGGCTCGTCCGCCAGATCCCGTTGGAGGTGGAAGACGTCGTTTTCCTGCCTCTCGCAGCCGCCCAGGTCGTGCTTAACAAGGAAGCAAAGCAGCATGGGGCTCTCATGATTGACTTTGGCGGCGGCACTGCGGATTACGTCCTCTACATCGACGGCATGCTCACGGCATCTGGGTGTGTGCCATTGGGTGGTGATCACATCACGAACGACATCTCCCTCTGCTTCCAGATCCCGCACGGCCGTGCCGAACGTCTGAAGGTGGAGGAGGGGAGCGCTGTCTATGAAGACGTGGCTCCTGGTGAGATGATCCGTGTGGAGGATGAGAACGGCATGTTCGTCGGCGAGGTGGAGCGCGCTCTGCTGAATGAAGTCATCAGCCTGCGCACGCAGGAGATTCTGGGTCAGATTCGTGACCGCTGTGAGGAGCACGTCGGCCGCCTTGGCGCTGGGGTGTATCTCACAGGTGGCGTGAGCATGATGCGTGGCATTGAACACGTCGCGAAGGAGATCTTTGGGGTTCGCGTTACCCGCGCGGGTTCGTCCCAGATGGGTGGAGTCACCGCCACTTATGAGAATCCCTGCTACTCGGCACCGATCGGTCTGATCCGGTATGCACAGCTCATGGATGCAGAGAAACCCTGGCTTTCACCTCTGGCAAAACTGGGCCGCCGGATGGCGGAGGTGTTCAGCACCTGGACTATTTAA